Within Anopheles nili chromosome 3, idAnoNiliSN_F5_01, whole genome shotgun sequence, the genomic segment CCGTTGTTCAGTTCGGACTTTATGCCGAAGTTGTTGTTCAGATTGCTGTTTAACTCCTGCTCCATCGTCTGGATGAAATCGAGCGAGCTGCAAAGCAACGACTTGTCCAGCGAGTTCGTTTCGCTCGTATCCATAGCGAGGGACGAAAACGGTATCCcaccaccacttccggtgacGCTGTTGTTCGAGCCGCTTCCACGAAGTCCTCCACCTGCACCTCCACCACGATCTCCCCCACCTCCTCCAATATCTCCACCAACACTACCGCTACAATCCTCAGCACCCAGCAaggatgcagcagcagcggccgcagcagcagcactaggTGTCCCAGCACCCAGCGTGGCTCCCGACATGGCAACCGCGGCCACGGCTGCTGTCGTATTCAACCCAATAAGGGCAGCGATCGAATCTGCCGCACTAGTCGACACGGAACTAAGATCCGGCCCCGACTGCCGGTCGGGAACTTCCGTTTTAAGCGATTGCAAACTTCCGAAGGGACTACCACCGCTTCCTGTGCTTCCTacaccaccgacaccggtgGAGAACTGGTGAGCAATTGCACTGGATGCCGCTTGTTGGGCTTGCGTTTGATGATCACGTCCTGACAGCGAAAGGGCCGATCCTTTATCCGCCAGCGTGCGCTTGCTAAGGTTTGCCGTGAAGTCGGCCAAACTAAACCCGGGCAGATAGTTCAGGAAAGAGGCCGCAGCTGCCGCCGATGAGACGGAGGATGCGCTACCACCGGCGCCCTTCTGTTCGCCACCCTTTAGGCTCGcattgtggtggtggtgatggtacTCCTTATTGCGATGTGGGTTGTACTTGCTGTTTGGGTTCGGACCCGACTGGCCATCCTTTTTGTCGAGTATTGGCTTCCGTTCATGCTGGACGGCTAcaaggaaagcaaaacgggCAACGAATTAGCTCCTGAATGAACATAACCTCTCCTGAAAGCGTACTTACAGTCACTTCGCATGCCACAAGCAAGGCACTTCTGCAACCGACAGTACTGACaacggttccggtggtgttTCGTAACCTCACAATTCATCGATCCGCGACACTGGTAGCCGAGCTGCTTCCGGATCGAACGTTTGAAGAATCCTTTGCATCCTTCACAGCTGATCGCTCCATAATGCCGACCGGAAGCTCGATCTCCGCACACCAAACACAACTCGATG encodes:
- the LOC128722454 gene encoding nuclear hormone receptor HR78, with translation MKLEGGIHLQQQLEDKGYGSSHHQHQLQQTSMSIELCLVCGDRASGRHYGAISCEGCKGFFKRSIRKQLGYQCRGSMNCEVTKHHRNRCQYCRLQKCLACGMRSDSVQHERKPILDKKDGQSGPNPNSKYNPHRNKEYHHHHHNASLKGGEQKGAGGSASSVSSAAAAASFLNYLPGFSLADFTANLSKRTLADKGSALSLSGRDHQTQAQQAASSAIAHQFSTGVGGVGSTGSGGSPFGSLQSLKTEVPDRQSGPDLSSVSTSAADSIAALIGLNTTAAVAAVAMSGATLGAGTPSAAAAAAAAASLLGAEDCSGSVGGDIGGGGGDRGGGAGGGLRGSGSNNSVTGSGGGIPFSSLAMDTSETNSLDKSLLCSSLDFIQTMEQELNSNLNNNFGIKSELNNGSDEACIDYDYGGIGRGEMALTEGCVNFDIQVPNVLPNYLSVHYVCETGSRLLFATVHWMKKNHAFQMLSEGFQGDLVRQVWPELFMIGLAQSSGQLSFNTIMLALIQYMKTIVLNKKYSGDVICYLKKYILLIQEFVNDLQKMNLTDQEYAYLRLLSIFNPDNVLQDKEKNQHLVKLQELVLAEFREYYRGRHARLVSSESEENLRGATEEEENDDDDDEDDYYERNQGRHRRQHRRGGTEGSHRRDQTSDSEQRLIKLLLKLPTLRALNSKRDLEDLFFSNLIGQVQIDSVLTYVMQTNDGAVSFANLVQKYEPAGSNNGIPSAMDSDE